A window of Desulfuromonas soudanensis genomic DNA:
GACCTACATCATCGACACGGTCCTTGTCGCCGTTCTTACCGAGGTGATGGCCTTCTGGTACCGGGAGGTCGATGCGAGCCGGATGCTGCTCCTCCTGGCGCTGGTGCTGACCCTGATGGCGGTGCGCATCATGGCCATCCGTTTTTCTCCCAAGCGCCGGGAGCTGTGCGAGGGGCTGTGATACCGATTATTTTTCTCCCCGCCTGTCGATAGCACTCCTGAGACCGCGTTCGTGGAGAGAGCGGAAAACCATCTCGAGAACCCCCTGCTGCCTCACTTCATGCTTGTTGAGGACCGCCAGGCAGCGCCCCATGGGGAAGCGCCGGTGCAGATATTCGGCGTCGCGGCCGGAGAGGATGATGATGCGGTTTTTGTTTAACCCCTTTTCCGTGGCATAGGAGAGGATTTTGGCGCCGTCCATCCCCGGCATTTCCAGGTCGACCAGGAGAAGACCGAGGTCGGGGTCGATGGCGGAGAGGGCCTTGACCGGGTCGGCGCAGGTCTGCACCTCGAGGGCCGGATAGCGCTCGGCCAGGGTCTCCTCGAGGAGGGAGAGAAAGGCGCGATCGTCGTCGATGATCAGAATGCGGGGCATGGGAGCGTCCTGAAGAAGAGGAAGGGCCCAGTATAGGGAATTTGCGGCCGATGGAAAAGCATTAAAAACAGGCTTGTTTTCCTGAGGCTGTCCATCCCGCGGCAACTCGGGGATTCCCCGGCGGCCTCGACAGTGGTACAATAACGGACATTTCTCCCTCCCGGGGGGCCCTCACCGCAACGCCAGGAGCCACCGCACCGATGACCGATCTCGAATCGAGCCTCCCCCTGGGGAGAAGATCCGTTTACAAAGACCAGTATGATCCGACCCTTCTCTGTCCGGTGCCGCGCACCCTCAAGCGGGAGGAGATCGGCGTCGCTTCCCCACTCCCCTTCGGCGGCTACGACATCTGGAACGCCTACGAGCTCTCCTGGCTCACCCCCAAGGGGAAGCCGGTGGTGGCGATGGGGGAGTTCCACGTCCCCTGCATTTCAAAAAACCTCATCGAATCCAAATCCTTCAAGCTCTACCTCAATTCCTTCAACCAGACCCGTTTTGCCACCTCTGCCGAGGTGCAGAAGCTCCTGGCCGAAGACCTCGGCAGGGTGGCCGGAGCGCCCGTCACCGTCCGGCTCATCGGCAGCGGCGAATTCGCCGGCGAGTCTCTCCGCACCCTTCCGGGGCGCTGTATCGATGACCTCGATATCGCTATCGACCGCTACGCCCTCGATCCCTCCCTTCTCGATGGCGCCGCCGACCCGGGGCGCATCGTCGAGGAGACGCTGCACAGCCACCTCCTCAAGAGCAACTGCCTGATCACCAGTCAGCCCGACTGGGGGAGCGTTCTGGTCCGCTACCGGGGGCCGCGCATCGATCCGGCGGCATTCCTGCGGTACCTCATCTCCTTTCGCCAGCACAACGAATTCCACGAGCAGTGCGTCGAGCGGATCTTCGTCGACCTCATGCGCCGCTGCCATCCGCAGCACCTGACGGTCTACGCCCGCTACACCCGTCGCGGCGGCCTCGACATCAATCCCTTCCGCAGTAATTTCGAAAACGAGGTTGCCAACCTGCGCCTGGCCCGGCAATAGCCGTGAAGAAGAGCGGGGGAGGGGGACAAAAAAAGGGGGGCCGGCAGCAGATGCCGGCCCCTCTTTTTTCGTCAACTGGGGTTGCTCGCCCTGTTCGCCGGGCGCCGCTCAGGCTGATCGAGGGCGCGGGGCTGACCCCCGTCAGCCGAAGATCCGGGGATGAAAGATCTGCAGCGCCACGAAGAGGAGGAGGGCGGCGACCAGCGCCGTCCGGCTGTACTCTTTGGCCGCCAGGCGCTGTCTGCCGGTGACGATCGCCGCAAAGGGGAGGGCGGAGGTTTCGGCCTGGTATTGCCGGATCTCAGGAATACCGGAGATGCGCTGGCGGCGGTCCTGAAGGATGGCGCTGGCGATCCCGAAAACCACGAAGCCGCCGAAAAAGATCAGGTCGGCGCTGAAGGGGTTGACCAGGAGGTGGCTGAATCCGAAGAGGACGAAGGCGAGATTCTGGGGGTGGCGGGTCACCCTCTGGATCCCCCGGGCCTCTTTCGTGAACCGGCCGTCCCGTTCCGCCTGGGTCGACAGCGGTCCCGGAGTCGCCAGTCCCTGGGCGAGAACCACCAGAGCCAGAAGCATCAAAGCTTCGGTCGCCGCCAGCAGGGTTCGGTCGGGGACGAAGAGGAGGGCGCCGGCGTGCTTGTGCCGGGCATAGACGCTGCACAGGGGGATGAAG
This region includes:
- a CDS encoding response regulator, giving the protein MPRILIIDDDRAFLSLLEETLAERYPALEVQTCADPVKALSAIDPDLGLLLVDLEMPGMDGAKILSYATEKGLNKNRIIILSGRDAEYLHRRFPMGRCLAVLNKHEVRQQGVLEMVFRSLHERGLRSAIDRRGEK
- a CDS encoding NnrU family protein, encoding MASASIFFWWLLFAGTHIGGSSPAVRTPLIRRLGLLGFKGIYTLIALATFIPLCSVYARHKHAGALLFVPDRTLLAATEALMLLALVVLAQGLATPGPLSTQAERDGRFTKEARGIQRVTRHPQNLAFVLFGFSHLLVNPFSADLIFFGGFVVFGIASAILQDRRQRISGIPEIRQYQAETSALPFAAIVTGRQRLAAKEYSRTALVAALLLFVALQIFHPRIFG
- the queF gene encoding NADPH-dependent 7-cyano-7-deazaguanine reductase QueF (Catalyzes the NADPH-dependent reduction of 7-cyano-7-deazaguanine (preQ0) to 7-aminomethyl-7-deazaguanine (preQ1) in queuosine biosynthesis) translates to MTDLESSLPLGRRSVYKDQYDPTLLCPVPRTLKREEIGVASPLPFGGYDIWNAYELSWLTPKGKPVVAMGEFHVPCISKNLIESKSFKLYLNSFNQTRFATSAEVQKLLAEDLGRVAGAPVTVRLIGSGEFAGESLRTLPGRCIDDLDIAIDRYALDPSLLDGAADPGRIVEETLHSHLLKSNCLITSQPDWGSVLVRYRGPRIDPAAFLRYLISFRQHNEFHEQCVERIFVDLMRRCHPQHLTVYARYTRRGGLDINPFRSNFENEVANLRLARQ